The Stenotrophomonas sp. NA06056 genome segment GCAATGGCGGCGTATGGACCGTCGGCAGCCATGGCGCGCTGGATCGTTTCAATCCACGCACGGGCGTGATCGAACAGCACCGCACCTTCGTCAACGGCATGCACTGGCTGACGTCGGTGCGCGAAGACCGGCGGGGACAGGTATGGGTGGGTTCGACCGACGCATTGATGCGTTACGACCCGCGTCGGGGCGAGTTGCGGCGCTGGGGGCGGGATTCCGGCGCGGATGCGACCATGGAAGGCAATATCGAGGCGATGATGACCTGCGATGGCGACAGTCTCTGGCTGATGCTGTCAGCGGGCCTGCAGCAGCGTGACCTGGACGGGCATGTGCGCCGGCAGCTGGAAAACGGCCGGGAGGGTCTGCAGGCCGGTCAGCTCAATCTGGACGTGGAGTGCGGCCCGCAGGACCGGATCTGGCTGGCCAGCAGCCGCGGCCTGCTGCAATGGCAACCGGATGCGCAGCGCTTCCAGCCGGTGCCTGGTGCGCCGGCCACTGCGGTGTATGCCCTGCACGTGGGCAAGGACGGGCAGGTCTGGTTGTCCGAGGATGGTCGCTTGTCGCGCTATCTCTGGAGCCAGGGCAGGCTGGAGCGGCAGGCGGTGGTGGGGGCGGAGCAAGGCTATCCGGCAATTTCCGCCACCGGTCTGGTGGTCGACGCGCAGGGCGTGGCGTGGGCCACCAGTGCCCGTGGCCTGGTGCGGGTGAGTGCCGATGGCGAAAGCGTGCGCCTGTACGGGGTGCACGATGGGCTGCCCAGCCAGGAGTTCCGCGAGCACACCCTGATCGCCTCGGCCGCAGGGCGCATGGTGGCGGGTACACCTGCGGGTGTGGTGGTGTTCGATCCCGAGCAGGTTCGACCGTCCACCCGGCGTGCGCCGCTGGTGATCGAGCGGGTGGAGGTGCGCCGCAACGAGCAGTTGCTGGACCTGACCCATGACACGCCGCTGCAGATCGCCGACGGCGACCGCGACCTGCGTATTGTCGCGCGCCTGCTGTCCTTCGCCGACTCGGCCTCCAACACCTACCGCTACCGGTTGGCCGGCTACGACCCCGACTGGGTGGAAGTGGGGCCGGCCGGCGAGCGCCTGTTCTCGCGCTTGCCACCCGGTGCCTACCGGCTGGAAGTGCAGGCGCGTTCAGCTGATCACGTATGGTCGCGGGTGCAGACCCTGGAATTCCACGTGCAGCCGCCATGGTGGCGCAGCTTGTCAGGGCTGTTGGTGCTGACCTCGATCGCACTGCTGCTGACCAGCTGGTTCGCCTGGCTGTACCGGCGGCGCCTGCAGCGCCAGCATGCCTATCAGCTCGCTCTGCACAAGCAGGATCTCGCCGAACACGCGTCGGCGGCCAAGACACGCTTCCTCGCCAATCTCGGCCATGAGATCCGCACGCCGATGACCGGCGTGCTGGGCATGAGTGAGCTGTTGCTGGCCTCGCCGCTGGACCCGCAGCAGCGCGGTTACACCCAGTCGATCCGACATGCGGGTGAGCACCTGCTGCACCTGGTCAACGATGCGCTGGACCTGGCCCGGATTGAATCGGGGCGCCTGGAACTGCAATCCAATGCATTCGCGCTCAATCGCCTGCTGCAGGATCTGGCCGCGCTGATGGGGCCGCTGGCTGCACAGAAGGGCCTGCGGTTCATCCTCGACAACCAGTTGCCCGCTGGCTTGCAGGCGACCGGCGATGCGATGCGGGTGCGGCAGATCCTGCTCAACCTGCTGTCCAACGCGGTCAAGTTCACCAGCCGCGGCAGCATCACGCTGCACGCGCGTTGCGAAGACGGACCACGTGGACTGTATTTCGAGGTGCGCGATACCGGGCCTGGCATCAGCCAGGAGCAGCAGCAACGGTTGTTCCGGCGCTTCGAACAGGCTGACGGCGCGCGCACTGCAGCGCAGTACGGCGGCAGTGGCCTGGGCCTGGCGATCTGCCGCGAGCTTGCACTGGCCATGCAGGGCCGGATCCGCGTGGAAAGCCAGCTGGGCACTGGCACGTGCTTCGGCGTCAGCCTGCCGTTGCCGCTGCAGCAAGGTGCAGCCAGCGAGGGCGGTATCGACAGCGATGCCGCCGCTGCCGCGGTCAACATGCCGCCGCTGCGGGTGTTGCTGGTGGAGGATGATGCGACCGTAGCTGATGTGGTGTCCGGCCTGCTCACGACTCGCGGCCACGAGGTGGTCCACGCCGCCCACGCGCTGGCCGCGCTGCGTGAAATCAGCGCGGGTGATTTCGATGTTGGCCTGCTTGATCTGGACCTGCCGGGCCTGAGTGGTTTTGAACTGGCCCAGCACCTGCGCAACCAGGGCTACACATTGCCCCTGCTCGCGGTGACCGCGCGCACTGATCCTGACCTGCAGCAGCAGGTGGAAGCGGCGGGCATTGGAGGTTTCCTGCGCAAGCCGGTGACCGGTGAGCTGCTGGTGGAAGCGATCGCCCGCGTGCTGGGGCGGTAGGGGGTTCGGCAGGGCTGCGCCCTGCACCTGCAGAGGCAACGGCAACGGCCGAAGCAACAGCAACAGCCGAAGCAACAGCAACAGCCGAAGCAACAGCAACAGCAACAGCTTGCTATCCGTGGGATGGCGGGGTGGGTCCGGTTGCGGGGGACGCTGCAAGTACGTCCATGTAAGCTCGGTCGCGCCATCCATGGCGCTCACGCCCCCGCAACCGGACCCACCCCGCCTTCGACAGATTTCCGCGATCTGTCGGAATGACATGGCGTGCTCTTGGTGGGTGTCGACCTTGGTCGACATGTAGATCCACGCCATGCGTGGATGTTTTTCGATCAATTGTCGAAATATTCGATTTCGATGGAGATTCATCCACGCATGGCGTGAATCCATCAGACACCGGAAATCTGTCAAAGGTGGGGCGGTGTCGGATTGCGGGGTGTCTGCGGCATGGATGCCGCGGCCAAGCCTACAGGGACGTACTTGCGGCGTCCCCGCACTCCGACACCGCCCCGCCATCCCACGAGATACCCGCTGTTGCTTCGGCTGTTGCCGTTGCTCCGGCCTCTGCAGGTGCAGGGCGCAGCCCTGCCGAACCCACTACTCCGCTACGTGCTCGACCTCGCGCGGTTCCGGCTTGGTGTCAGGCAGCTGCCAGAAGATCAGCGTCGAGGTCAGGGTGATCGCGCCCACGCACAGGAACGTGGCATGCAGCGCAGCCGTCGCGCCATGGCCTTCCAGCTGTGTGCCGAACGCGGCCAGCAGGCTGCCTGCAGCCGCCGCACCGAAGCCGGCGGCGAGCATCATCACCATCGACAGCAGGCTGTTGCCGGAACTGGCGAACTCGCGATCGAGATCGCGCAGGGTGACGGTGTTCATCACGGTGAACTGCAGCGAATTGACCGCACCGAAGAAGGCCAGTTGCAGCAGGCGCACGGACAGGTGCTGGCCGGGTGTCATCAGAACGAAGCTGGCCATCGCCAGGCCGACCAGTACGGTGTTGGTCATCAGTACGCGGCGATAGCCGTAGCGCTCGACCAGCTTCACCGCCAGCTTCTTCGACACCATGCCCGCGGCGGCCACCGGCACCATCATCAGGCCGGCGTTCATCGGCCCCAGGCCAAGACCGACCTGCAGCAGCAGCGGAATCAGCATCGGCATGGCACTGCTGCCGATGCGCGAGAACAGGTTGCCGAGAATGCCGATGCGATAGCTGGGCACGCGGAACAGCGCCAGCGAAAACAGCGGTGCCGTTGAATTCGCCGCGTGCAGCCAGTAGCCGACCAGCGCAGCCAGGCCGGCCACGGTCATCAGCATCACCAGCGCGTGAGGTGTGCCGAGCCCGGAAATGCCGTCCAGCGCCAGCGACAGCACCACCATCGCAAAGGCAAGCATGGCGTAGCCGCGCAGGTCGAAACGGGTGCGATGGCTGGCGTAGTGGTCGGGCATGATCTTCATCGCGGCGATGAAGCCGATGACGCCGATCGGCAGGTTGATCAGGAACACCCAGTGCCACGATGCGATCTCGACCAGCCAGCCGCCCAGGGTCGGGCCGATCAGCGGACCGACCAGTGCGGGGATGGCGATGAAGCTCATCGCACGCAGGAAGTCCTCGCGCGGCACCGAGCGCATCACCGCCAGGCGCCCGACCGGCAGCAGCATCGCGCCACCGATGCCCTGCAGTACGCGTGCAGCTACCAGCTGGTGCAGCTGTTGCGCCATCGCGCAGGCCAGCGAGCCGAGGGTGAACAGGATGATCGCCACCAGGAAGGTGCGACGGGTGCCGTAGCGGTCGGCGATCCAGCCGGAGGCGGGAATGAAGGTGGCCACGGCCAGTGCGTAGCTGAACACCACCGACTGCATCTGCAGCGGGCTCTCGCCAAGGCTGGCTGCCATCGCCGGCAGCGCCGTGTTGACGATGGTCGAGTCCAGCATCTGCATGAAGATCGCCAGCGAGACCAGCCACAGCAGGGGACGCTGGCGGGTATAGGTCGATGGCGCTGTGGACATGGGGTGTGGCCGGTGCAACGTGGGGGCGCCATGATCGCGCACTGCGGGTCACGGCGCGATCAACATCGCGCCGCGACCGCATGCGGGACGCTCAGCGTTGGCTGTGCGCGTGCACCGCGTCGACCAGCACCTGTACGTGGGCCGGGTCCATGTCCGGCGACATGCCGTGGCCGAGGTTGAACACATGGCCCTCGCGCGAGCCGCCATTGCCGGCCGCATAGGTGTCGAGCACGCGTGCGGCGGCGGCGGCGATCGCATCGGGCGAGGCATACAGCGTGGTCGGGTCCAGGTTGCCCTGCAGGGCGACGCGGCCACCGGTGCGGCGCAGTGCTTCATCCAGATCCAGCGTCCAGTCCAGGCCGAGCGCATCGGCGCCGGTCTGCGACAGCGCTTCCAGGTGCAGGCCGGTGCCCTTGCCGAACAGGATCAGCGGCGTGCGCTCGCTGCCTTCGCCGCGCTCCAGGCCTTCGGCGATACGCTGCAGGTAACGCAGCGAGAACTCGCGGTACATCGCCGGCGACAGTACGCCGCCCCAGGTATCGAACACCTGCAGGGCCTGCGCACCGGCGGCGCGCTGTGCGCGGAGGTAGGCGATGACCGCGTCGGTGGTGACCTCCAGCAGACGGTGCAGGGCCTGCGGATGATTCAGCGCCATCGCCTTGATGCGCGCGAAATCCTTGCTGCCGCCGCCTTCCACCATGTAGCAGGCCAGTGTCCACGGGCTACCGGAGAAGCCGATCAGCGGTACCTGGCCGTCCAGCTCGCGGCGGATCAGGCGCACCGCGTCCATCACGTAGCCCAGGTCCTGTTCCATGTCCGGCACCGCCAGTTTGGCGATGGCCGCTTCGTCACGCACCGGATGGCGGAACTTGGGGCCTTCGCCTTCGACGAAGTACAGCTCCAGGCCCATGGCATCGGGAATGGTGAGGATGTCCGAGAACAGGATGGCCGCGTCCAGCGGGAAGCGGCGCAGCGGCTGCAGGGTGACTTCGCAGGCGATCTCCGGGTTCTTGGCCATGGCCAGGAAGCTGCCGGCCTTGGCCCGGGTGGCGCGATATTCCGGCAGGTAGCGGCCGGCCTGGCGCATCAGCCAGACGGGGGTGCAGTCCACCGGTTCGCGGCGCAGGGCGCGCAGCAGGCGATCGTTGCGGAGAGGGCTGGTCACAGTGGGCATTCCTTGGGCGAAAAGGGCAGCGGCGCAGTCAGTCGCCGTGCGAAAGAATCTGGAAGCCCCGATGCAGTTCGGCATCGCGGGCCTTCTCATAGGCGTGGCGGGCTTCGTCGGCCTGGAGGTACAGCTCGCGCCGCAGCTGCGAGCGGGCGCCGATGCGGCCGGATTCGCACAGCAGCTCCCAGCCGCCGAACAGGTCCGGGACCAGCGTCAGGCGCAGGAAACGCGGTGCCTGGGCACCGTCGGCGGGTTGTTGCAGGTGGACGTGCATGGCGTCGATTGTAGCGGGGGTGGTGTGACCCCTGCCGCAACGCGGAAGTGCCGGCCGCTGGCCGGCAACCTCATGAAACCTCCCCGGTAGCGCCGGGCCATGCCTGGCGAACGCGGAAGCGGTCAGCCCTCGCCCAGCACCTTCAGTACCGCCGCTTCATCCACATCCGGCACCACTTCGGCACGGCCCATGCCGCGCCACAGCACCAGGCGCAGACGGCCGGCCACGTTCTTCTTGTCCAGGCGCATGCGGCCGAGCAGGGCCAGCGGGTCCAGTCCAGCGGGGATTGCCACCGGCAGGCCCAATTGCTGCAACAGGGCCTGCAGGCGAGCACGGTCGGCGTCCTCGGCCAGGCCCAGCTGGGTGGAGAGGCGGGCCGCCAGCACCATGCCCACCGCGACGGCCTCACCGTGATTCAGCGCATCGCGCCCCGGTGCGGAGTAGCCCTGTTCGGTTTCGATGGCATGGCCGAAAGTGTGGCCCAGGTTGAGCAGGGCCCGTTCGCCCTTCTCGAAGGGGTCGCGCTCGACGATCGCGGCCTTATGCCGGCAGCTGCGCGCGATGGCCTCGGCGATCACGTCATCTTCGCCAGCCACCAGTGCATCGGCGTGCTGCTGCAGCCACTCGAAGAACACCGCATCGCCCAGCGCACCGTACTTGACCACTTCGGCCAGACCGGCGCGCAGCTCGCGCGGCGGCAGGGTAGCCAGCACGCGGGTATCGGCGATTACCGCACGCGGCGGATGGAACGCGCCGACCAGATTCTTGCCGGCCGGGATATCCACGGCGGTCTTGCCGCCCACCGAGGAGTCGACCATCGCCAGCAGCGTGGTCGGCAGCTGCACGCAGTCGACGCCGCGCATCCAGCAGGCCGCGGCAAAGCCGGCGAGGTCGCCGACCACGCCGCCGCCGAGGGCAAACACGCAGGCATCGCGGGTCGCGCCGAGTGCCGCCAGCGCCTCGATGACCGAGCCGAACTCGGCCAGGGTCTTGGAGGCTTCGCCGGCGGCCAGCACATGCTCACCCACGATCAGGTCCGGGCGTGCGGCCAGCAGGGTCTGCCTGACGGCATCCAGATAGCGCGGCGCAACCTCGCTGTCGCTGACCAGCAGCACGTGGCGGCCACGGACATGGCTGGCCAACGCAGCGCCGTCGGCCTGGGCGCCAGCGCCAATGGTGATGGAATAGGGACGGTCGCCGCCAACGGCGACCTGCAGCAGGGCAGGGGAAGTCATGCAGTGGGGTCCTGTCGCTGCCAGTGCGTGGCCAGCTTGACGACAAGCTGGGCGGTCGCATCGGCTGCGGTAAACGGGTCGGTATCCAGGGTGACATCGGCCAGCTCGCGATACAGCGGGTCGCGATGCGCGGCCAGATCATGCAGTACCTGTTCGCGGTCCGGCCGTTGCAGCAGGGGGCGGGCCTTGTCGCGTGACAGGCGCTCCAGCTGGGCCGCGACGCTGACCCGCAGGTAGACGACAAAGCCGCGCCGGGCGATCAGGGCGCGATTGTCCGGATCGAGCACGGCACCACCGCCGGTGGACACCAGTTGGCCGCGACCGGCCAGCACCTGCGCCAGCGCCTCGCGCTCATGGGCACGGAAGCCGGCTTCGCCGGAATGTTCAAAGATCGCGGGGATGCTGGCCCCGGTCGCATCGACGATGGCCTGGTCGACGTCGACGAAGTCCAGCGTGAAGCGCTCGGCGAGGCGGCGGCCGATGCAGGTTTTGCCGGCGCCCATCGGGCCGATCAGGATCAGGTTCGGAGCGGGATTCATGCCCTCTGATGCTAACACCTCCGTGCCTTGGCCTTTACGTTCTTCACGTCAGGGTGGAGGTTCCTGCGGGGTTTCCCGCGCCTGACGGAGTGCCTGCCATGTCGGTTGCCAAGGTCATCGAAATCAATGCGTCCTCGCCCAAGAGCGTGGAGGACGCGGTGCGCAGCGGATTGAAGAAGGTGTCCGGGACGGTCAAGGGCATCCAGGGCGCCTGGATCAACGAGACCAAGGTGGTCACCGACGGCAACGGTGAAATCACCGAATGGCGGGTGAACCTGCGGATCACCTTCCTGGTGGAGTGAGCCTGCTCAGCGCAGCGCCTGCACCTGGCGCTGCGCGTCCAGCACCACCACCCGGTCGGCAATGGCCGGCAGCGCACGCAATGCCTGCCGGCTGACCCGCTCGTAGTACTGCACGAAACGCTCCAGTTGCGGCCGGCTCATGCCATGCCGGCCCGGCTGGGCCGCCTGCAGGTTCTGCTCCTGCTGCCAGCGCCAACGCGGCACGACCGAGAAATCCGGGGGCTGCAGGAACCAAAGGCGGTCGCAGCGCTGCCACAGCGCCGGATAGTCGCGGGCCAGCGCCTGGTTGCACCAGCGCCGCCAGCGGCCATCGGCATCGGCCTCGCGCTCCAGGGCGTTCAGAGGAGTATCCAGTCCAGCCTCGTCCTGCGCCGGAGTGCCGAGGAACCAGCCCTCGAAGACCAGCAGGTCCAGCGGTCTTTCGAGCTGCGGCCACTGCGCTTCGGGCAGGCGCTCGTCGGCCAGTTTGTCGAAGCGGGGCAGGGCCAGCGGCTGTCGTGCGGCCACGGCATCCAGTACCGCATGCGCCAGCGGCAGGTCATGAGTGCCCGGCGGGCCACGGGTGATCAGCAACGGATGCACCTGACGTGCCAGGCGCTGGCGCTGCGCGCGGGTCAGGTACACATCGTCGATGGAGAGCGTTGCGGCGTTCAGGCCACGGGCCTTGGCGCGGGCAACCACCTGCGCGGCCAGCGTCGATTTGCCGCTCCCCTGCAGGCCGCTGATCGCCAATACTGGTACGGCTGTACTGCTGCCCAGCGCGTCATCCAGCGCCTGCTCGACCACTGTTTCGGGGAATCCTTTCACCTGGGGCATGTACGCAGCAGCGACCATGCCGCCACAATAGCCCAAACCGTGTGAGAAGAATGCTGTCATGAGCGACCTGTACGCCGAAGCCCTGTCGACCTTTGCCGCCCTGTTCGAAGAAGCGAAACAGAGCCGTGAGGTGGAGCCCAATGCGATGACCGTAGCCACTGCCGATACGCAGGGCCGGCCGTCGGCGCGTACTGTGTTGCTGAAGGCGTTCGACGAGCGCGGCTTCGTGTTCTACACCCACCTGCACAGCCACAAGGGAAACGAACTGCAGGCCAATCCGCAAGCGGCGCTGCTGTTCCTGTGGCGCAGCCTGCGCGAGGCCGGCATCCAGGTGCGTATCGAGGGGCGCGTGGAGCAGGTGGCCGATGCCGAAGCCGATGCCTATTTTGCCAGCCGTCCGCGCATGAGCCAGATCGGCGCTTGGGCGTCGCTGCAGTCGAAGACGTTGAACACGCGCGAGGAGTTCGACGCACGCGTGGCCGAAGTCGAGGCACGTTTCGACGGCAAGGATGTGCCGCGTCCGGACGGCTGGAGTGGCCTGCGGGTGGTCCCGGACCGCATCGAATTCTGGTACGGCGCGCAGTTCCGCCTGCACGAGCGCTGGTGCTATGAAGCCGGTGCCGAAGGGCGTTGGAGCAAGCGTCTGCTGTATCCGTAAGGCGCAGTGATGGGGCGCGTGACGCTCGTGCCGGCTGATCGGGCGCTGTTGTAGAGCCGAGCCCATGCTCGGCTGCGCATTCTTCGGAAAGTTCAGCCGAGCACGGACTCGGCTCTACGGGCATCCACGCTTGTCGCCAATGGACCGGCCAGCTTCATCTGCGAGCAGGCTGCCATTGGGCACACTCGGGTCGATATTTCCTGTTCCGGAGTTGCCATGTCGTCCTGGCGTTGCCTGTTTGCCGTGCCGTCACCGCGCCGCGGCATGGAAGCGTTCCTGCTGCTGCTGGCCCGCATCGTGGCCGGTGTGATGTTCAGTGTGTCCGGCTGGAACAAGGTGTTTACCGACGCCGGGCGCGAGCGCATGGTGCACACGCTGGTCGAAGCGGGCATTCCGTTCCCGGCGCTTAGTGCGCCAGTGCTGGGTGCAATTGAATGGATTGCCGGTGGACTGCTGGTACTCGGCCTGCTCAGCCGTCCTTCGGCCCTGCTGCTGGCGGCGATCTGCGCGGTGGCAGCGTTGACCGATGGCATTGCGCGCATTCCCGCTGGGCTGAGTCTGCCCGATTGGCTCAGCTGGTTCTTCTACCTGAGCGAAGTGCCGCTGGGGGTACTGCTGCTATGGATTGCCGCAGTGGGCAGTGGCCGGTTTGCCATCGAAGCGCGATGGGCAAGGTGAGGGCTCCTCGTCCGCGCGCAGCCAGAGCGCGCCTGTAGCGTTCGGTGTGTTCCGGTAGATCCACGCCATGCGTGGATGAGGTGCTTGACGGAAGCGTGGTGCGAACCAAGGTTCGCACCCACCAGGCAATAGACGGTTACAACCCCTCCGCACGCAGCCACCGCCACAGCGTGGTGCGAGACACCCCCAGTGCCAGCGCCATTCCCTCGCGGTCGTTGCGATGTTCCTGCAGCAGCGCCTCCAGCTGCGCACGCGGCGGGCGCTTGCCGTTGCTTTCCGCCGGTAACGCGGCGAGGCCTTCATTCACCAGCTCCGGCGCCAACTGCAGCAGTCGTGTTGTGTCGATCAGCCCTTCACCCGGCTGCCAGTGGATGCGCAGTCGATCCACCAGGTTGCGCAGCTCACGCACGTTGCCCGGCCATTGCGCAGCGCTGAGCAGGGCCAGTGCATCTGCATCCAGCGGCGCATCGATGCCGCGCAGTTCGCGGAAGAAGTGCGTGGTCAGCAACGGAATATCGCCGCGCCGTGCACGCAGGTTGGGCAGCGCGATGCGCAGCGCGGCCAACCGGTAATACAGGTCGCGACGGAAGCTGCCCGCCGCTGCGCGCTGCTCCAGCGATTGCAGCGTGGCGGCCACCACGCGCAGGTCGACCGGGGTCGGTTCGGTGGCGCCCACGCGCAGTACTTCGCGTTCTTCCAGTACGCGCAGCAGACGGGTCTGCAGCGGCAGCGGCAGCTCGCCGATCTCATCCAGGAACAAGGTGCCGCCATCGGCGGCCTCGACCAGGCCGACGCGGCCACCGCGACGTGCACCGGTGAAGGCGCCGTCGCTGTAGCCGAACAGCTCGGCCTCCAGCAGCGATTCGCTGATCGCACCGCAGTTCAGTGCCACGAAGCGGCCACGACGGCCACTGGCGGAATGTAGTTGGCGCGCCACCAGTTCCTTGCCGGTGCCGGTCTCGCCGGTGACCAGTACGGTGCTGTCGTGCGGGGCGTACAGCGCGATCTGCGCGCGCACCTGGGCCATTGCGTTGCTGTCGCCGAGCAGCGCATGCGCATCGGCGCGTGGTGCGGCCCTTCGGCGCGCGGCTGGGCGCGCGTCCGCCGAGCGTGCCAGCGCCTGGGTCAGCTCCAGCGCGTGCTCGAAGGCCTGCCGCACCGAATCGGCCGAGTACAGCAGCACGCCGGGCAGGCCTGCCTGTTCGGCATGGTCGATGGCCATGCCGGTGCCAACGATCACCTCGATCCCGTTGGCACGCAGGTCGGCAATGCAGTCGCGCGCGTCCTCGCGGGTGACGAAGCGGCGATGCTCGATGTCCAGACCGAAGCTCTGCTGGAAGCTGCTGAACACGGGCACATCGCTGGCGTGGGTGACCAGGCCAATGCGAGGGGCGATGCGGCGTGCGCGTGCCAGTGCTTCCATCAGGTCGAAACCGTTGGCCTGGATCGGCACCAGCGGCAGGTCCAGTCGGCCGCGCAGCCAGGCCGCGTTGGATCCGCCAGCGATCACTACATCGCAGTGTTCGCGGCGCAGGCGCTGGCCGATTACTTCCACTGCTTCCTCAAAGCCGAGGTTGATCTGC includes the following:
- a CDS encoding hybrid sensor histidine kinase/response regulator, with translation MVYLRAVTLLMLLLCCLAPAAAQPVPPSPRQVTVFDGLPSNTVNRMAEDRYGYLWIATNDGLARYDGRNYRIWRSEDGLRDNRIWSVLVDARNELWIGTENAGLVRMSADRRQLRFYDRSSQPLMGSNTVWSLAATPDGAIWFGTHEGGLYRLDKTDRLQRFLPEANNPRSLPAASVPYLATLADGSLWVGTKHGVARWTGTDFERIGGDLVPSLLINGLTAEPDGSLWISTLAGATVRRPDGRFESVPWTLPAGDQVLGMMLRDEQGGHWLDTRSGLGRGIDGRYQTVPLYSAIARGLVRPNWTGAYEDREGGIWLASTNAGLWHLLPRWWQFSVFSRLEDDPSSLRNSYVLGTSPSSNGGVWTVGSHGALDRFNPRTGVIEQHRTFVNGMHWLTSVREDRRGQVWVGSTDALMRYDPRRGELRRWGRDSGADATMEGNIEAMMTCDGDSLWLMLSAGLQQRDLDGHVRRQLENGREGLQAGQLNLDVECGPQDRIWLASSRGLLQWQPDAQRFQPVPGAPATAVYALHVGKDGQVWLSEDGRLSRYLWSQGRLERQAVVGAEQGYPAISATGLVVDAQGVAWATSARGLVRVSADGESVRLYGVHDGLPSQEFREHTLIASAAGRMVAGTPAGVVVFDPEQVRPSTRRAPLVIERVEVRRNEQLLDLTHDTPLQIADGDRDLRIVARLLSFADSASNTYRYRLAGYDPDWVEVGPAGERLFSRLPPGAYRLEVQARSADHVWSRVQTLEFHVQPPWWRSLSGLLVLTSIALLLTSWFAWLYRRRLQRQHAYQLALHKQDLAEHASAAKTRFLANLGHEIRTPMTGVLGMSELLLASPLDPQQRGYTQSIRHAGEHLLHLVNDALDLARIESGRLELQSNAFALNRLLQDLAALMGPLAAQKGLRFILDNQLPAGLQATGDAMRVRQILLNLLSNAVKFTSRGSITLHARCEDGPRGLYFEVRDTGPGISQEQQQRLFRRFEQADGARTAAQYGGSGLGLAICRELALAMQGRIRVESQLGTGTCFGVSLPLPLQQGAASEGGIDSDAAAAAVNMPPLRVLLVEDDATVADVVSGLLTTRGHEVVHAAHALAALREISAGDFDVGLLDLDLPGLSGFELAQHLRNQGYTLPLLAVTARTDPDLQQQVEAAGIGGFLRKPVTGELLVEAIARVLGR
- the mdtD gene encoding multidrug transporter subunit MdtD gives rise to the protein MSTAPSTYTRQRPLLWLVSLAIFMQMLDSTIVNTALPAMAASLGESPLQMQSVVFSYALAVATFIPASGWIADRYGTRRTFLVAIILFTLGSLACAMAQQLHQLVAARVLQGIGGAMLLPVGRLAVMRSVPREDFLRAMSFIAIPALVGPLIGPTLGGWLVEIASWHWVFLINLPIGVIGFIAAMKIMPDHYASHRTRFDLRGYAMLAFAMVVLSLALDGISGLGTPHALVMLMTVAGLAALVGYWLHAANSTAPLFSLALFRVPSYRIGILGNLFSRIGSSAMPMLIPLLLQVGLGLGPMNAGLMMVPVAAAGMVSKKLAVKLVERYGYRRVLMTNTVLVGLAMASFVLMTPGQHLSVRLLQLAFFGAVNSLQFTVMNTVTLRDLDREFASSGNSLLSMVMMLAAGFGAAAAGSLLAAFGTQLEGHGATAALHATFLCVGAITLTSTLIFWQLPDTKPEPREVEHVAE
- the hemE gene encoding uroporphyrinogen decarboxylase encodes the protein MPTVTSPLRNDRLLRALRREPVDCTPVWLMRQAGRYLPEYRATRAKAGSFLAMAKNPEIACEVTLQPLRRFPLDAAILFSDILTIPDAMGLELYFVEGEGPKFRHPVRDEAAIAKLAVPDMEQDLGYVMDAVRLIRRELDGQVPLIGFSGSPWTLACYMVEGGGSKDFARIKAMALNHPQALHRLLEVTTDAVIAYLRAQRAAGAQALQVFDTWGGVLSPAMYREFSLRYLQRIAEGLERGEGSERTPLILFGKGTGLHLEALSQTGADALGLDWTLDLDEALRRTGGRVALQGNLDPTTLYASPDAIAAAAARVLDTYAAGNGGSREGHVFNLGHGMSPDMDPAHVQVLVDAVHAHSQR
- a CDS encoding WGR domain-containing protein, with protein sequence MHVHLQQPADGAQAPRFLRLTLVPDLFGGWELLCESGRIGARSQLRRELYLQADEARHAYEKARDAELHRGFQILSHGD
- the aroB gene encoding 3-dehydroquinate synthase translates to MTSPALLQVAVGGDRPYSITIGAGAQADGAALASHVRGRHVLLVSDSEVAPRYLDAVRQTLLAARPDLIVGEHVLAAGEASKTLAEFGSVIEALAALGATRDACVFALGGGVVGDLAGFAAACWMRGVDCVQLPTTLLAMVDSSVGGKTAVDIPAGKNLVGAFHPPRAVIADTRVLATLPPRELRAGLAEVVKYGALGDAVFFEWLQQHADALVAGEDDVIAEAIARSCRHKAAIVERDPFEKGERALLNLGHTFGHAIETEQGYSAPGRDALNHGEAVAVGMVLAARLSTQLGLAEDADRARLQALLQQLGLPVAIPAGLDPLALLGRMRLDKKNVAGRLRLVLWRGMGRAEVVPDVDEAAVLKVLGEG
- a CDS encoding shikimate kinase yields the protein MNPAPNLILIGPMGAGKTCIGRRLAERFTLDFVDVDQAIVDATGASIPAIFEHSGEAGFRAHEREALAQVLAGRGQLVSTGGGAVLDPDNRALIARRGFVVYLRVSVAAQLERLSRDKARPLLQRPDREQVLHDLAAHRDPLYRELADVTLDTDPFTAADATAQLVVKLATHWQRQDPTA
- a CDS encoding dodecin family protein; the protein is MSVAKVIEINASSPKSVEDAVRSGLKKVSGTVKGIQGAWINETKVVTDGNGEITEWRVNLRITFLVE
- a CDS encoding kinase yields the protein MVAAAYMPQVKGFPETVVEQALDDALGSSTAVPVLAISGLQGSGKSTLAAQVVARAKARGLNAATLSIDDVYLTRAQRQRLARQVHPLLITRGPPGTHDLPLAHAVLDAVAARQPLALPRFDKLADERLPEAQWPQLERPLDLLVFEGWFLGTPAQDEAGLDTPLNALEREADADGRWRRWCNQALARDYPALWQRCDRLWFLQPPDFSVVPRWRWQQEQNLQAAQPGRHGMSRPQLERFVQYYERVSRQALRALPAIADRVVVLDAQRQVQALR
- the pdxH gene encoding pyridoxamine 5'-phosphate oxidase — encoded protein: MSDLYAEALSTFAALFEEAKQSREVEPNAMTVATADTQGRPSARTVLLKAFDERGFVFYTHLHSHKGNELQANPQAALLFLWRSLREAGIQVRIEGRVEQVADAEADAYFASRPRMSQIGAWASLQSKTLNTREEFDARVAEVEARFDGKDVPRPDGWSGLRVVPDRIEFWYGAQFRLHERWCYEAGAEGRWSKRLLYP
- a CDS encoding DoxX family protein, whose protein sequence is MSSWRCLFAVPSPRRGMEAFLLLLARIVAGVMFSVSGWNKVFTDAGRERMVHTLVEAGIPFPALSAPVLGAIEWIAGGLLVLGLLSRPSALLLAAICAVAALTDGIARIPAGLSLPDWLSWFFYLSEVPLGVLLLWIAAVGSGRFAIEARWAR